The sequence TCTCTACCCCGAATTCCTTGAGAAGAAGAAGAGCCATAAAATAAAATAGCACCGTGGCAGTCGAGTTGAACACAAGGTTGCTCAGGTGAAAGCCAAATGGTGATAAACCCCACACATTTCTATCCACATACATCGACGTATAAACCATCGGACGAAAATATCCGACCCTTTTTACCTTTCTATCTTTGGGGATGAGGAGTGAGGAGGGATGAAATCTCTTAAAGGCATTATAGTTTTGCTGTATAACCACCACATCGTCCCAGACAAACCCGTTCTTAAGAGACGGGAGGAATACCAGGAACGAGACGAAAAAGAGAAAAATCGCCACAAACCCCTTGTGATTCAATATAGATTTAATTCTTCCGACCCTTTCCTGGTTGGGAGTTAGCTCGGCTTCGGGGGATACTGGCTTTCTGACATGCTTCGATTTCTTATTCTTACCCATTGTCAAGCGAACAAGACAAGTCTATATCATATTAAAATAGGCACTGCAACCTTCATAAATTTCACTGTAAGGTTCCATATCTAGCCCCGCTCTCCTTTTAAAACATTTTGATACCTCGCCCCTTTGCCCAGGCCGTAGAAACGCCTAAGCCCCAGATAGCACAAAAGTACTATAGATTCCTGGTTTCAGCAGTAGAGATAATTGCGTTCAAGGAGATGAAAACAATGAGAAAAATAATTTTACATCTCATCCTTTTTTGCATCATGATTCCGCCTTTCACCGGAATTAGCAGAGCGGGAAACTCGGAATCAAAATGCAACTCGGAACACGAGCAATGCACAGAATCCTGTGAGCGGAAGCATAGCACGCCTAAATACGACGTATGGGGAAAATCGAGGAAAGAATCGGAGATAACCAGGGGGAGAAGAGAAAAATGCAAGGATCAATGTCTAGCTCTCAAGGATTTTTGCCTGGAACGGAAAAGAAAGCTCGAGGATGCCGAGAAGGTGCAGAAAGAACTGGAAAATGAAATCGAGGAAACAGAGGAGTATCCCGGCGATGATACATTTTCTGAATATCCTGTGCACTCATCCGATACTAATATCTACAAATGGACGGACAAGGATGGAGTGATTCATATAACAAATAAAATTGATTCCATCCCTACTGAGTACCTAGAGCAAGTTGAGCACGGCACAAATGAGGAAAGTAAGATTATTAAGGGCGAAAGTGAATCGGATTAATCGTATACCCCATTCATGAGAGCTAACAACCTATAAACAAGATTGAGTAACCTAGATTTGTTATCATTCCCACAAAGCTTGTCCTCACGCACGTAGGGAGTGAGAATCCCCAGACCTGTCATTCCCACGAAAGGGGAATCATTTCTTTGTAGAGACGCATTGCAATGCGTCTCTACCAGTTGATACTCGATAAGCCTGTCCTCACATGTATGACAATAAAGTTAGAGCCTAAATTTAACGTATTACTCCGGCATTAACCGGGGCGTTTAGCATACCAACTCATTTCCCGATCCTGGCTGTTGTTTTAAATCCTGACCTTTGCGTGTAGAGCTTTACACCAAATACGGCTTAGTTCATAATGAAGGTAATATAACCTTTTTGCTAAAGTTATATCAGTCCTTACTCACGAACCATGGGTCGGTTTAATATGAGTGAGCATCCCCGAGCCAAACCACAAAACTGGAAAAGAAGTTTTGCCGATAGATTACTCCGGATTTTGGACCCAGACGGGGTTATCTCTTCTCCCGATGAACTCATAGTGTACGAGTGCGATGCACTCACCGGTTACCGAATAAAGCCTATTTTTGTGGTGCTACCCAAATCGGCTAGGGAAGTTTCTGAAATCATAAAGCTCTGTAACCAAGAAAATATCCCATTCGTCCCCAGGGGCGCGGGGACCGGGCTCTCTGGCGGGGCGCTACCCACCGAAGAAGGGATCGTGATTTCCCTTTCGCGCATGAACCGAATTCTGGAAATCGACGTCCCCAATCAAAGAGTGGTGGTCGAGCCGGGGGTGGTAAATCTATGGGTTACGAATGCGGTGAGCGACAGCGGATACTATTACGCTCCCGACCCGTCGAGCCAGCTTGTTTGTACCATCGGCGGTAACGTTGCCGAGAACTCGGGCGGCTTACATTGTCTGAAATACGGCGTTACAACAAACCACGTTTTAGGGCTGGAGGTAGTCCTTCCCGACGGGGAAATAGTAACGCTAGGAGGAAAAACCCAGGACCATCCCGGATACGACCTGGTGGGGATATTCGTAGGATCGGAGGGGCTTTTGGGAATTGTGACTAAAGTGGTCTTAAGAATTATAAGGAAGCCGGAGATGGTAAAAACGTTCCTAGCGGCGTTTGAGAAGGTTGAGCACGCCGGAGCCGCCGTGGCCGCAATTACGGCCAGGGGGATCATCCCTGCCGGCATGGAGATCATGGACAGCTTGAGCATTATTGCCGTAGAAAAAGCCGTTCAGGCCGGTTATCCGGTGGATGCCGGGGCCATACTACTGGTCGAGCTGGACGGGCCGACTGCCGAAGTACAAGCACAGTCCCCACTGGTGGTGGAAACGCTAAAAGAATGTAAAGCCGCCGAGATAAGATTGGCCAGGGATGCCGAGGAAAGGGCGCTATTCTGGAAGGGGAGAAAAAGCGCATTCGCAGCGATGGGACGGATGAGTCATAACTACTACGTCCAGGACGGAGTCATTCCCAGGACCAAGCTGGCCGAGGTCTTGGGGGAGATAGAAGACCTGAGTAAAAAATTTGGCCTTCGGGTGGCCAATGTTTTTCACGCCGGCGACGGCAATCTTCACCCTCTCGTGTTATATGACTCCTCTAAACCCGGGGAGGCGGAAAAGGCCGAAGAGTTGGCCGGGGAGATTCTCAAGGTATGCGTGTATGTAGGCGGGAGCATAACCGGAGAGCATGGCGTAGGACATGATAAAAAGCGTTTTATGTCCCTCATGTTCGACGAGCAGGCTTTAGATACGATGAATATGATTCGATGCACCTTTGACCCCAAGGGACTCTGCAACCCGGGCAAGGTATTTCCTACGCCCCGATCATGCATCGAAGCAGGGGCAACATCCTATAGAGAGCATCCGGTCGAAAAAGCCGGCTTGGGAGAAAGATTTTGAGTATAGCCTAACCGGATTGAATTAATGATCATGCAGCAGCCTGCAGAGGATATTAAGATTTCTCCTCCCTTGATAGGAGGAGATGAAGGAGAGAGTGAAAGAATTTATTTCCGATACACCTTCCCCCCTTAGTGGGGTGCCTTATTTGATACGCAGTGGGATCTGAGGTCGCTATTGAGAGGGAGGTTTTTCAGGGAACCACATGCATCAAATGGAAATAAAAATTAGGATGGGGGAAAAAAGATACAACTTTAATCCTCACCCGCAAGGGGGGAGGAGAAAGAGGGAAATCCTATAGCAAGTTACAGGGAAATATCGAGTTAAAATTAAATTTCTTTCGTTGCTGTAAAACGATAGTAAATTAGGAGAATATCCCATGAGATTAGAAAACAAGGTAGCGATTGTTACCGGGGGCTCTTCGGGTATAGGTCGAGCAATAGTTCATGCCTACGCCAAAGAAGGCGCCAAGGTGGTCATAGCCGCTCTGGATGAGCAAAAATGCAGGGAAACGGTAGAAGAGGTAAAAAGTGCTGGTGGAAACGCCATCTACGTGGTTACCGATGTCGGAAACCTGGATGACCACGACCGTTTGCTGACGAGGGCTGTAGAGGAGTTTGGCAAGGTCGATATCCTGGTCAACGATGCGGCCTATTCCGCGCGGGAGGAGTTATTGGAAGTAACGCCGGAGAGCTGGGACAAACACATGAATATCGACTTGCGAGGCCTTTTTTTCCTTTCTCAGAGCTTCGCAAAACGTATAATTGCCCAGGGAACCAGCGGACGCATAATAAACATCGGTTCGGTAGCCGGAGTTATGGACTTTCACCCTGTTTCTGCTGCCTACCAGGTAGCAAAAGCAGGGGTGATACACATTACGCGGGTAATGGGTGCAGACCTGGCGCCATACAAAATCACCGTAAATTGCATCGCACCGGGGTCAACGGTAACCCCGATGTCTTCCTCTTCAAAAAAGTCTGAATATGAAAATTACATGACAAAGGGAATTCCGGAAGGACGGCTGGCCAAGCCGGAAGATATGGTGCCCCCGGCTATCATGTTCGCATCGGATGAGGCGGAGTACATAACCGGTCAGACGTTATTCGTGGAAGGTGGCGCCCTCTCTCTTTACCTTGGACGGCCTGCCCCTACTTTTAACCCTTAACATCGAGGAAAAGAGCAGAATTCTCCATCCGAAAAGATGAAAAGCGCAATAAAGGAAATAATCGACATCGTAGGTGAGAATAATGCACTATTAAAACCGCCTGAACTGGAACGTTACTCCGTCGAGGGTAAAACGCCAAGTATGGTAGTGCTTCCTAAAACTGTAGAGGAAATCTCAGAGATTGTGAAACTAGCTTTTGCTGAATCGCTGGCGATTATCCCCTGGGGAGGAGGAACTAAAATAGGCCTGGGAAGAGAACCGCGCAGTATAGACATTGTGCTCTCCACCAGGCGTATTAACCGTGTTATTGAGCATGAGTCATCAGACCTGGTGGCAATTACCGAGTGCGGCATCTCCCTAGAGGAATTCCAGAAGGCCCTTCGAGATAAAAACCAGTTCGTAGCCATTGACCCGCCGCATCTCGACAGCGGTGCAACGGTGGGGGGAATAATCGCCACAAACGACAGCGGGCCCAGAAGGCTTAGATATGGAACGATTAGAGAGTTTCTCATCGGGATCAAGGTGGTTCGCTCCAACGGGAGTATCGTAAAGGGCGGGGCCAAGGTGGTCAAAAACGTCGCCGGATATGATTTACCCAAGCTATACGTCGGATCTCTCGGAACCTTGGGAATCATGGTGGAAGCCACTTTTCGACTTTACCCTGTACCTGAATTTTCTCAAACATTCATAGCAACTTTTTCAACCCGGGAAGGGCTTCAACAAGCCGTGAACACCGTCTTAAACTCCTCCCTCGTGCCCACCTGCCTGGAGGCTCTAAATCCAAACCTGGCGGGTATCATCTCCGATAAATTAAACCTAAACTTGAGCAAAGATAGATACGCACTTGCCGTGAGAATGGAGAGTGTGGAAAAAGCGGTTAGAGAACAGATTGCCAGGGTAAAAGATATTTGTGAGTTGGATGGAATCTTAGTGGATGGCAACACTGAAAAAGACATTTGGCATGAGGTAAGGGACTTTCCCTGGAGCGAGGCAACCGTAAGCAGTAAAGCCGTGTGTAAAGCAAGCGTCTTAATTACCGATGTTCCCAGGGTCTTTCAAGAATTGGAAGAGCTGTCTAGAAACACCGGGCTTAGGGTTTTAGCATCGGCAAGGGCGGGTAACGGAGTTATAATCTCTTCCCTGGAGGGCGAAATACCGGCACTAGTAGAAGCCGTCGGTTCTCTTCGTAACCTGGTAAATTCCCTGGACGGCACACTGGTCGTCCAATACGCCTCTCCCGATTTAAAATCGCAGGTAGATGTTTGGGGTGAGGTAGGGACATCACTCCGTATAATGAAGAGGTTGAAATCCCTTTTTGACCCGAATAATATTTTCAATCCCGGAAGATTCGTCGGGGGCATCTGAGGAGTTCTATAGTGATCAGGAGAGAAGGAAAAAAGGGCTGGATTCTTATCAATCAGCACGACCATGCCCAGCTGGCCGGGGATATCATGAAATACTGGGGCGATGATTCATTCGCCAGGCCCAACCCATACGACGAGGTTTTATTCGCCATAAGGGAACACGACAACGGCTGGAGAGAATGGGACTCCTCTCCCAAAGTGAACCCAGAAAACAAATACCCCATGAACTTTCTGGAGATGAGCTCTTCCGACCAGGCGGAAATATGGCGGCGCTGTTTTAAAAGGCATTCGCTGGAGCACCCTTACGCCTCGGTACTCATTGCGCTCCATTTTGGGAAGCTCAACGAGAAGTCGCTCAATAACAACTCAAACAAAACAACGGCAAGGACTTCACACGATGAAATAATTGATTTTGTCTCCGATATGCTCAAGGTTAATATCTCGAATCTAGACCTCAAATCCCTCCCCGGGGACGTTCGGGTTAACCTCAGGCTCGTCCAGATCGGGGATGTAATCTCACTAGCGCTTTGCCATGGTTGGAATTCGATCAAGATCAAGGACGTACCCCTCGAGTATAACGGCAGTGTAACCACGCTTAACCTGAAATCAGGGAACGGCTCTAACTACACAATCGACCCCTATCCTTTCACCGAACCTCTTATTAATCTTCGGCTGCGCAGCCGAAGGCTAAACCAAAAGAAGTTCTCCCGAGACGAGGAGCTTAGAGAAGCGTTGAGACAGTCGAAATACGAAACGCTTGAGTTTTCGATAAGAAAAAGATAGATGATTCGTATTTAAAGCTGAAGCATTAGTCGTTTGGAGTCTCACTTTTCTCTTACTGATATGTAATTAGAAGAGGCCATATGGAGTAAATGTTAGAGTCAACAAGGAAATGTTGAATATCTATATTATTATTAGGATCTACATATTGCGGCAAATAAGAAGGTTTTATAAAATTTATAGCATATATTAAGAAGAAGTAGATTTTCACTTGAAAAGGATAGCAAGAGAAGGAAACTTTAATGACAATTGATTTTTCAGGGGTTGAGAGATTCTACACACACTTTCTTGGTCGTGACCTCGCATATCTTTTTGCTGGCGGACTCTTTATCAGTGCGTTTCAATACTCATTTTTTGAAGAGGTTTCATATCCTACTTTGGACATGCCCCTCGAACTAGTTGGTTTCTTGTTAGAGGGGCAATAAAGGAAGTTATAACACCATAAATCCGAAAGGTTTAAAAAGAAAAATACGGAGAATAGACTTAAAGAGCATGGGAGGTAGATATGAGATATAAGGTCAACCTCAAAGAAACCGAAGAAGGTTATGCTGTCTGGTGTCCTGGCTTACCCGGTTGTTGGTCTCAGGGACAGACAGAAGATGAGGCGCAAGAGAATATCAAAGACGCCATACAATCTTACTTACAGACATTGGAGGAAGGGATTAGAAGCTCCTTCACGTTAGTTCGGGAAGACCCTTTATCAAAGTTTAAGACTGAGAATGAGTAGAGAACTATTCAATAATCCCGTTCGCCCTGAGCAGGGTCGAAGGGCGAACTCCGTCTATCAATCTCATCCTTCGATTAGACTCAGGATGAGCTGATTCTTATCCGCTAGGAAAAATAACAAGAAATAAAGCTAGCCTACCTATAATCCCGGAACATAACTTGTGAATTGTCGTTTAGAGCGCAGGGAGAAATCTTAGAAGGTACAGTTTATTCCTACGTTAATTTAGTTGCCCTCTTGAACATGACAACGTCTGTTTGATCAAATCCAGATTAATACAGATTAATGGACTGATCCCGCTCTACTATAGTTTCCTTTCTCCGTAAAGTGTGGGAAAGAGTTTGTCCACGAAATTTATTACTCTCCGCTATCTCTAAGACAGACTCAATTATCGTAGGCAAGTTATTTTTATAATCGGCATAATAAATAAAAGAAGAACCAACCCATTCTTTTAAAACCTTATCGAAATCCTTTCCCAGCTTTTTTACGACGGGAATACCCAGTCTTCTCAAAGCCTCGGCGTTGCAGTGCTGTTCGTATTGTCCCTTCATCGGCACTATCATCAGTTTCTTCCCTAAATAAAGGGCCTCGGCCGGGGTGTCAAACCCCCCGCCGCACAAAAGGCCTTCACAGGTGGTCATGCTCTTGACGAACTCCTCATTACTCACCGGAAATACCTTCACATTATCCTCGCTGTAGGGCAAGCCTCTATGATGCTTAGAGAATATCTCCCATTTTACCCTGACCTTCTTCAAGAACCTCATCAAGTAATTGGCATCGTATGCCGGGAGATAGACAGAATAATGGCCGTTATTCTTCACATCCGCGTTTCTTATTTCATCCCTAATAACCGGCGTGTGAATAAACGTGTCATACCTGTCGAAATGAAAGCCGATGGGAACCCTGCACGGGGCATACCACCTCATAATGAATTCCACAAAGTAGTTCTTCCTTTTCGGTCTTGGCGTCTTTGGGGAAAGGAAAGAGGCGTGATGAGATAGCGACAAGCTGGGAACCCCTTTCGTCTTTGATGCCCAGGCAGTGATGGGCTCGAAGTCGCTTATGACTAAATCATATTTTTCCACGGGCAGATTGGATATGTCCGATATGAATTTGCTGAACCTGGCGTTTTTTACAGAATTCCAGTAATCTATCCCCCCGCGCTTCCCAAACACATAACCGAGGCCGCTCAAGTTATATTTGACGTCAAAGCCTACGTCTACTTCGTGCTGACTTTCGCTGACCAGTATATCCACGTCTGCATGCTTGACCAGATGCCTTATCACTTCTTTGGAGCGGCTTATGTGTCCGTTACCGGTCCCCTGTATCCCGAATAAAATCTTCATGTATATCTCCTATTCCAGTACGTGTAGTCGAACACACTGTCCGTCTATTGATACGTAGCTGGCCGGTCTGTCGGTCCAACAACCGGTATTGTAGTAATGGATGTCGTCAACCCGCATGGACATAGCCTGATGCGTGTGGCCGCAAAAAACATAGCTGACCCCTTTGGCCAAGGCATAGTGTATGGCGTCATGGGCGACCTTCTTCGATAAACGAAGCAAAGTGGTAGAATGCCTCTGGAGAAACCGGCTCAGGATAAACCTGTTCGTATCTATTCTCTCTATCAACCGATGAAAGAAGCATGCCAGGCTGGTGATTTTACCGTTGTTTGTCACGAAATCATCGAACTGATGCCCGTGCATGGCCAGATATCTTTTTCCGTTGTAGTCCCAAGTGTACTCCCGGCATGCTCGGATACCGAGAAGATAAGGAACGACGTGGACGAGCCCTTGGTCGTGATTTCCCTCTATCCATACCACTTCTTTCTGTGAGGCTATGTGTTTAACGTAAGAAAGAAAATTCCAGTGGATTTTGTTCAGCCTGTTAAGATTGAGGTTATCAAAAATATCACCGAGAAGAATCAACCTCTCGTAAGTCCAAGAGTCAAGGACCTTTATCAGCTCGGGAACCCGGCTGAGCTCAGAGCCTAGGTGGATGTCAGAAACGATAATGGTATTAGCCGAAGACATTTGCCCTTTCAGATTTAAAGACCAGATGTGAAAGTTTACCAGTTTGGTTAGCCATATATATCAATGAAATCACTTATATCTAATATATATGATTGTATCGATATATTATACCAGTATTAAAGATCTATTAAGAACAAATTAAGAAATATAGAGACGACCCATTCAAAAACGTTAAACGAGAATTAATAAACCTTTAATAATAACTGAACAATCGTCCCTTAATCTTCCATACATATAAATCAAGGAGATCAAGGTATGATTGCAGAAAAAGTCGTACACCTAAGAAACACCGTCGCCAGCTCGAACGTGCTTTTAAAGGCATATCTATGGAAGCTCAGGTACTTCAAGCCCAAGGTCTCATTTTCACTTGACACCAGCAGATTCGTGATAAAGACAGTGGAAAACGGCTGCGAACTGGAAAAAGCCTTAAACCTGAGATACGAGGTGTTTTATGAAGAGCTTCTCAACAGGAAGGCCTTTCTAAACATAGACGTCGATAAATTCGACCCCATATGCGACCATCTGGTCATATTGGACAAAAGGTCGGAAAGGGCGGTCGGCACATACAGGCTTATTTCATCCACCTACTCCAACCGCTTTTACTCCGAGACAGAATTCCTGATCCAGAACCTGAAGAGTGCCCCGGGCAACAAACTCGAGCTGGGGAGGGCCTGCGTCCACAGGGATTACCGGAACGGGATTACCCTGGCTCTTCTGTGGAAGGGCATATCCGAGTATATGAGGAGAATTGACGCCAGGTACCTATTCGGTTGTTCCAGTATAAACACTACTAACATCGTGGAGATAAGCCTCATATACCGGTATCTGAAGGAGCATCATCTTTCTTCCGACGATTTCCGGGTATATCCCCGGGAGAGACACATAATAAAACAGATAAACCAGCACTTGCAGACGTTCGACCGCTTCGAAATAAAAACGGAAACGATTGAAGAGCTGATACCGCCCCTCCTAAAGAGCTATATAAAGGCTGGAGCCAAGGTCTGTGGGGAGCCCGCCTTAGACCGGAAGTTCAAATGTGCAGATTTTTTGACCGTCCTGGACATCGAGCTACTGAACGACTCCTATGAAAAAAGGTATAGGACTGCAAATGGCTAGAAAATTAATAAAAATTTGCCTGCTTTCTCTCTTGGTCTCATTCTCCGTGCTGGTAGCCTCGTTAACCGACCTTTTCATACAAGACAGAAAGAGAAAGCTGTTTTGCCTATCCCGGATTACTTCCCTATTTTCCAAAGCCCTACTCAAAATACTGGGGGTCAGGGTTTACGTGAAAAACCTCGAGAATTCACTCAAAAGCAATAATAATCATTTCATCGTCTCCAACCACCTTTCCTACATCGATATCTTCGTGATATCGTCGGTAATCCCCTCCCTCTTTGTGGCCAGCATCGACCAGGTCAGGGACAGATTCTTACTGGGCACGATGGCCAAGCTCGGCGGGAGCATCTTCGTAGACAGAAGGAGCAGAGCCAAGCTCTCGGAAGAAATAGATAACATATCCGAGCTACTAAAGGATGGACTCAACGTCGTATTGTTCCCGGAAGGGACTACGTCTAACGGGGAATGTGTGCTCTCTTTCAAAGCCCCTTTCCTGACCCCGGCCATTAAAACCAAAAGAGACATACTCCCGATTTGTTTGAGATACCGGAGAATAAATGGTGAGGGCGTAAATTCTGATAACCGAGATTTTGTGTTCTATTACGGCAACATGGATTTTTTCGGGCACTTTGTGGAGCTTCTGTCGCTTAGGTCTATCGATGTCGAGCTTATCGGCCTCGAAAACATCAGGGTAGATTCCGGCGTTTCCAGAAAAGAAGTAACAAAATTAGCCTTTGATTTCATCAAACTGGCTTATCAGTGATATTAACCCAATCCCCGGGTCTCGGCTGATAAATACAAGGGGCTGATCACTTTGTCTCCGCTGTTGCTGATTGCTATAGGCGCATGGACTCCGCCCGCTGTCATTCCCACGGAAGTGGGAATCCAGTTTTCAATTATGGATCCCCGATTAATGCACTCGGGGATGACATAAAGACTGGAGCCCAGATTAATCCTGTCCCCAAATGTTTTTATTGGGGAACATTCGGAAATGACATGCGGAGGAAACCCCCGATTGATCCCCGGTTCAAACGGGGACTGGATGACTATAGAATGAAACTCAATTAATCAACCCAGTTTAACTAAGGCGGGATGTAGCTCAAATAATTTAGGGAAAAGAAAAACTATTTATATCTCTGTGCATTTTTACACACTTCTTACTGTGCATTTTTACACAATTTAATATAATCATATCATTAAATCAATGCTTCTTCCCGATAAGTAGCGCCAACAGTTAAATATTTTAAAAATGGAAAATTAAAGGTATGGAGATTGCTTTTGCTCTTTAAAGGAGGTTTTGTGAGGAGATACGGACTTAATCCGACCTTGACAAGAACCTGAAAATTCTTCACAAAATAGAAATTACTAAGGTGAACCCACGATTGCTTGTTTGGTAATCGGTGATTTGAAGGTCTTATCGCGTTCCCTTGCCGTCAGAAAACTCATAAGTTATGATTAGCAATCCCCAGGAAACCAGCCGTTATCGAGGAGAGTCCCCGATGGAAATCAAATGGGCAAAGAGGATCGAACAGCTACCGCCATACCTTTTCGCCGAGATCGATGCAAAGAAACAGGAGATGAAAGCAAAGGGCGTTGACATCATTGACCTGGGGGTTGGAGACCCGGATATCCCAACTCCTTCCCACATTATTAATGCGTTGAAAGCGGCCGCTGAAGACCCGTCAAACCATAGATACCCTTCTTACGAAGGCATGCTGTCCTTCAGAAAATCGGCAGCAGACTGGTATGCGGAGCGCTTTGGGGTCAGGGTAGACCCCAAAACCGAGGTGGTCACTCTTATCGGGTCAAAAGAGGGAATTGCCCATACTCCCCTTGCCTTTGTCGACCCCGGTGACGTTGTCCTGATTCCTGACCCCGGGTATCCGGTTTATCCTGTCGCTACGAGCTTCGCCGGCGGCATCCCCTATTCCATGCCCCTAAGGAAGGAGAACGGTTTTCTCCCCGACCTCGGCTCTATCCCGGAAGACATCAGGAAAAAGGCCAAACTTATGTTCCTCAACTATCCCAATAACCCCACATCAGCGGTTACGGAAAGGGCTTTTTTCAGGGAGGTAATAGACTTCGCCTCAAAATATAACATTCTTGTCTGCCACGATGCGGCATACACCGAGGTCTCATTCGACGGCTTCAATCCGCCCAGCTTTCTGGAGTTGGACGGAGCAGAGGAAGTGGGGATGGAGTTCCACTCCCTTTCTAAAACCTTCAACATGACCGGATGGAGGCTCGGCTTCGCCGCCGGGAATAAGAAGGCTATCGCCGGGCTTGGAAAGGTAAAGACGAACATAGACTCCGGTGCCTTCCAGGCCATTCAACTCGCCGGTATCGAAGCCTTGAGGAACTATTCCCTGGGGATTCAGGAGAGAAAGAAGATTTATGAGGAGAGAAGGAATATATTCTGTAGAGGGCTCGATGAGATTGGATTGAGCTATCATCCACCCAAAGCGACCTTTTATGTTTGGTTTGAGACCCCCAAGGGAATCTCATCAAAGGATTTTACCGCCAGGCTCCTCAGCGAGGCCGGCATTGTGGTCACGCCTGGAAACGGATTCGGAGAATACGGAGAAGGATATATTCGCGTGTCGATCACCATCGGTAAAGAGAGGCTCGCCGAAGCGGTGGAGAGGCTCAAGAATTTAAGATTCTAATAATAAACAAGAACCTGAGTTCGGACTGCCTAACTGCCTTGGAAAGCTTGACTGTA comes from Thermodesulfobacteriota bacterium and encodes:
- a CDS encoding FAD-linked oxidase C-terminal domain-containing protein, whose product is MSEHPRAKPQNWKRSFADRLLRILDPDGVISSPDELIVYECDALTGYRIKPIFVVLPKSAREVSEIIKLCNQENIPFVPRGAGTGLSGGALPTEEGIVISLSRMNRILEIDVPNQRVVVEPGVVNLWVTNAVSDSGYYYAPDPSSQLVCTIGGNVAENSGGLHCLKYGVTTNHVLGLEVVLPDGEIVTLGGKTQDHPGYDLVGIFVGSEGLLGIVTKVVLRIIRKPEMVKTFLAAFEKVEHAGAAVAAITARGIIPAGMEIMDSLSIIAVEKAVQAGYPVDAGAILLVELDGPTAEVQAQSPLVVETLKECKAAEIRLARDAEERALFWKGRKSAFAAMGRMSHNYYVQDGVIPRTKLAEVLGEIEDLSKKFGLRVANVFHAGDGNLHPLVLYDSSKPGEAEKAEELAGEILKVCVYVGGSITGEHGVGHDKKRFMSLMFDEQALDTMNMIRCTFDPKGLCNPGKVFPTPRSCIEAGATSYREHPVEKAGLGERF
- a CDS encoding glucose 1-dehydrogenase, coding for MRLENKVAIVTGGSSGIGRAIVHAYAKEGAKVVIAALDEQKCRETVEEVKSAGGNAIYVVTDVGNLDDHDRLLTRAVEEFGKVDILVNDAAYSAREELLEVTPESWDKHMNIDLRGLFFLSQSFAKRIIAQGTSGRIINIGSVAGVMDFHPVSAAYQVAKAGVIHITRVMGADLAPYKITVNCIAPGSTVTPMSSSSKKSEYENYMTKGIPEGRLAKPEDMVPPAIMFASDEAEYITGQTLFVEGGALSLYLGRPAPTFNP
- a CDS encoding FAD-binding oxidoreductase; translation: MKSAIKEIIDIVGENNALLKPPELERYSVEGKTPSMVVLPKTVEEISEIVKLAFAESLAIIPWGGGTKIGLGREPRSIDIVLSTRRINRVIEHESSDLVAITECGISLEEFQKALRDKNQFVAIDPPHLDSGATVGGIIATNDSGPRRLRYGTIREFLIGIKVVRSNGSIVKGGAKVVKNVAGYDLPKLYVGSLGTLGIMVEATFRLYPVPEFSQTFIATFSTREGLQQAVNTVLNSSLVPTCLEALNPNLAGIISDKLNLNLSKDRYALAVRMESVEKAVREQIARVKDICELDGILVDGNTEKDIWHEVRDFPWSEATVSSKAVCKASVLITDVPRVFQELEELSRNTGLRVLASARAGNGVIISSLEGEIPALVEAVGSLRNLVNSLDGTLVVQYASPDLKSQVDVWGEVGTSLRIMKRLKSLFDPNNIFNPGRFVGGI
- a CDS encoding DUF3891 family protein gives rise to the protein MIRREGKKGWILINQHDHAQLAGDIMKYWGDDSFARPNPYDEVLFAIREHDNGWREWDSSPKVNPENKYPMNFLEMSSSDQAEIWRRCFKRHSLEHPYASVLIALHFGKLNEKSLNNNSNKTTARTSHDEIIDFVSDMLKVNISNLDLKSLPGDVRVNLRLVQIGDVISLALCHGWNSIKIKDVPLEYNGSVTTLNLKSGNGSNYTIDPYPFTEPLINLRLRSRRLNQKKFSRDEELREALRQSKYETLEFSIRKR
- a CDS encoding type II toxin-antitoxin system HicB family antitoxin — protein: MRYKVNLKETEEGYAVWCPGLPGCWSQGQTEDEAQENIKDAIQSYLQTLEEGIRSSFTLVREDPLSKFKTENE
- a CDS encoding glycosyltransferase family protein, translated to MKILFGIQGTGNGHISRSKEVIRHLVKHADVDILVSESQHEVDVGFDVKYNLSGLGYVFGKRGGIDYWNSVKNARFSKFISDISNLPVEKYDLVISDFEPITAWASKTKGVPSLSLSHHASFLSPKTPRPKRKNYFVEFIMRWYAPCRVPIGFHFDRYDTFIHTPVIRDEIRNADVKNNGHYSVYLPAYDANYLMRFLKKVRVKWEIFSKHHRGLPYSEDNVKVFPVSNEEFVKSMTTCEGLLCGGGFDTPAEALYLGKKLMIVPMKGQYEQHCNAEALRRLGIPVVKKLGKDFDKVLKEWVGSSFIYYADYKNNLPTIIESVLEIAESNKFRGQTLSHTLRRKETIVERDQSINLY
- a CDS encoding UDP-2,3-diacylglucosamine diphosphatase; protein product: MSSANTIIVSDIHLGSELSRVPELIKVLDSWTYERLILLGDIFDNLNLNRLNKIHWNFLSYVKHIASQKEVVWIEGNHDQGLVHVVPYLLGIRACREYTWDYNGKRYLAMHGHQFDDFVTNNGKITSLACFFHRLIERIDTNRFILSRFLQRHSTTLLRLSKKVAHDAIHYALAKGVSYVFCGHTHQAMSMRVDDIHYYNTGCWTDRPASYVSIDGQCVRLHVLE
- a CDS encoding GNAT family N-acyltransferase, giving the protein MIAEKVVHLRNTVASSNVLLKAYLWKLRYFKPKVSFSLDTSRFVIKTVENGCELEKALNLRYEVFYEELLNRKAFLNIDVDKFDPICDHLVILDKRSERAVGTYRLISSTYSNRFYSETEFLIQNLKSAPGNKLELGRACVHRDYRNGITLALLWKGISEYMRRIDARYLFGCSSINTTNIVEISLIYRYLKEHHLSSDDFRVYPRERHIIKQINQHLQTFDRFEIKTETIEELIPPLLKSYIKAGAKVCGEPALDRKFKCADFLTVLDIELLNDSYEKRYRTANG